A portion of the Betta splendens chromosome 2, fBetSpl5.4, whole genome shotgun sequence genome contains these proteins:
- the mfsd8 gene encoding major facilitator superfamily domain-containing protein 8 isoform X3 — MPQLVDSDEATPLLRDDARSDHPQNEDDRSRWRSIRVMYFTMFLSSVGFTIVITSIWPYLQKIDESADASFLGWVVAAYSLGQMVASPIFGLWSNKRPRREPLVCSIFINLAANIYYAYVYLPKTNNKYHMLISRVFVGFGAGNVAVVRSYVAGATSLKERTGAMANMSACQALGFILGPALQAGLSFIGEQGVTVKFIQLQLNMYTAPAILAAAFGLINILLVVLVLREHHIDDNGRLIRSINYTSDADSFDASEEAEESIDHAAVLTSNVLFFIVMFIFAVFETIATPLSMDMFAWTRKEAVLYNGIIICCIGFESILVFLVVKVASKRFGDRPVLLVGLAIIFCGFFILLPWGNHYPKIQWADVKNNSLVSHLTGATTASNSSVEPTGCPYEQTWCQYTPAIHLAQYISSDILIGIGYPACNVMSYTLYSKILGPTPQGVYMGWLTASGSGARTLGPVFVSQVYTILGPRWAFSLICEILIEVRLSGS, encoded by the exons ATGCCTCAACTTGTCGACTCAGATGAGGCCACTCCGTTGCTCAGGGATGATGCCAGGAG CGACCACCCCCAGAATGAAGATGACAGGAGTCGATGGAGGTCCATCAGAGTTATGTACTTCACCATGTTTCTCAGCAGCGTAG GTTTCACCATTGTCATCACATCAATTTGGCCCTACTTGCAAAAG ATCGATGAAAGTGCCGATGCCAGCTTCCTGGGATGGGTGGTGGCAGCCTATAGCCTCGGTCAGATGGTGGCCTCGCCCATTTTTGGCCTGTGGTCTAATAAACGACCACGCAGGGAGCCCCTGGTGTGCTCCATCTTCATCAACTTGGCAGCTAATATCTACTACGCCTACGTTTACTTACCCAAAACTAATAATAAGTATCACATGCTCATATCCAGGGTCTTCGTGGGCTTCGGAGCAG GCAATGTTGCTGTGGTGAGGTCTTATGTTGCTGGGGCAACTTCACTAAAGGAGAGAACTGGTGCCATGGCGAACATGAGTGCCTGtcaggccctgggtttcatccTGGGTCCAG CCTTGCAGGCAGGCCTGTCTTTCATTGGTGAACAAGGAGTGACAGTGAAGTTCATACAGCTGCAACTTAACATGTACACCGCTCCCGCTATACTGGCTGCAGCTTTTGGCCTCATCAACATCCTACTAGTTGTTCTTGTGCTGAG AGAACACCACATTGACGACAATGGAAGACTCATTCGATCTATCAACTACACATCAGATG CAGATAGTTTTGATGCCAGTGAGGAGGCAGAAGAAAGCATCGACCATGCAGCAGTCCTGACTTCCAATGTGCTCTTCTTCATCGTCATGTTCATCTTTGCTGTCTTTGAAAC aatAGCCACCCCTTTGTCCATGGACATGTTTGCTTGGACGAGGAAAGAAGCTGTTTTGTATAACGGCATCATCATCTGTTGCATTGGATTTGAATCAATCTTGGTGTTCCTGGTTGTAAAGGTTGCCTCTAAAAG GTTTGGGGATCGTCCTGTGTTGCTAGTAGGTTTGGCCATTATATTCTGTGGCTTCTTTATTTTGCTTCCTTGGGGAAACCATTACCCCAAAATCCAGTGGGCAG ATGTCAAAAACAATTCTCTGGTCAGTCATCTGACTGGAGCCaccacagcctccaacagctctGTGGAGCCAACGGGTTGCCCGTATGAACAGACTTGGTGTCAGTATACGCCTGCTATACACCTAGCCCAATATATCTCATCTGACATTCTGATAGGCATTGGCTATCCCGCCTGCAATGTCATGTCCTACACTCTGTATTCCAAAATCCTTGGACCAACGCCTCAG GGTGTTTACATGGGATGGCTGACCGCTTCAGGCAGTGGGGCACGAACATTGGGTCCTGTCTTTGTCTCGCAGGTTTACACCATCCTGGGGCCCCGCTGGGCCTTTAGCCTCATCTGTG AGATTCTCATTGAAGTGAGATTATCTGGAAGCTGA
- the mfsd8 gene encoding major facilitator superfamily domain-containing protein 8 isoform X2, whose amino-acid sequence MPQLVDSDEATPLLRDDARSDHPQNEDDRSRWRSIRVMYFTMFLSSVGFTIVITSIWPYLQKIDESADASFLGWVVAAYSLGQMVASPIFGLWSNKRPRREPLVCSIFINLAANIYYAYVYLPKTNNKYHMLISRVFVGFGAGNVAVVRSYVAGATSLKERTGAMANMSACQALGFILGPALQAGLSFIGEQGVTVKFIQLQLNMYTAPAILAAAFGLINILLVVLVLREHHIDDNGRLIRSINYTSDDSFDASEEAEESIDHAAVLTSNVLFFIVMFIFAVFETIATPLSMDMFAWTRKEAVLYNGIIICCIGFESILVFLVVKVASKRFGDRPVLLVGLAIIFCGFFILLPWGNHYPKIQWADVKNNSLVSHLTGATTASNSSVEPTGCPYEQTWCQYTPAIHLAQYISSDILIGIGYPACNVMSYTLYSKILGPTPQGVYMGWLTASGSGARTLGPVFVSQVYTILGPRWAFSLICGMVLGAIILLSSLYNRLIAFSVRHGRIIE is encoded by the exons ATGCCTCAACTTGTCGACTCAGATGAGGCCACTCCGTTGCTCAGGGATGATGCCAGGAG CGACCACCCCCAGAATGAAGATGACAGGAGTCGATGGAGGTCCATCAGAGTTATGTACTTCACCATGTTTCTCAGCAGCGTAG GTTTCACCATTGTCATCACATCAATTTGGCCCTACTTGCAAAAG ATCGATGAAAGTGCCGATGCCAGCTTCCTGGGATGGGTGGTGGCAGCCTATAGCCTCGGTCAGATGGTGGCCTCGCCCATTTTTGGCCTGTGGTCTAATAAACGACCACGCAGGGAGCCCCTGGTGTGCTCCATCTTCATCAACTTGGCAGCTAATATCTACTACGCCTACGTTTACTTACCCAAAACTAATAATAAGTATCACATGCTCATATCCAGGGTCTTCGTGGGCTTCGGAGCAG GCAATGTTGCTGTGGTGAGGTCTTATGTTGCTGGGGCAACTTCACTAAAGGAGAGAACTGGTGCCATGGCGAACATGAGTGCCTGtcaggccctgggtttcatccTGGGTCCAG CCTTGCAGGCAGGCCTGTCTTTCATTGGTGAACAAGGAGTGACAGTGAAGTTCATACAGCTGCAACTTAACATGTACACCGCTCCCGCTATACTGGCTGCAGCTTTTGGCCTCATCAACATCCTACTAGTTGTTCTTGTGCTGAG AGAACACCACATTGACGACAATGGAAGACTCATTCGATCTATCAACTACACATCAGATG ATAGTTTTGATGCCAGTGAGGAGGCAGAAGAAAGCATCGACCATGCAGCAGTCCTGACTTCCAATGTGCTCTTCTTCATCGTCATGTTCATCTTTGCTGTCTTTGAAAC aatAGCCACCCCTTTGTCCATGGACATGTTTGCTTGGACGAGGAAAGAAGCTGTTTTGTATAACGGCATCATCATCTGTTGCATTGGATTTGAATCAATCTTGGTGTTCCTGGTTGTAAAGGTTGCCTCTAAAAG GTTTGGGGATCGTCCTGTGTTGCTAGTAGGTTTGGCCATTATATTCTGTGGCTTCTTTATTTTGCTTCCTTGGGGAAACCATTACCCCAAAATCCAGTGGGCAG ATGTCAAAAACAATTCTCTGGTCAGTCATCTGACTGGAGCCaccacagcctccaacagctctGTGGAGCCAACGGGTTGCCCGTATGAACAGACTTGGTGTCAGTATACGCCTGCTATACACCTAGCCCAATATATCTCATCTGACATTCTGATAGGCATTGGCTATCCCGCCTGCAATGTCATGTCCTACACTCTGTATTCCAAAATCCTTGGACCAACGCCTCAG GGTGTTTACATGGGATGGCTGACCGCTTCAGGCAGTGGGGCACGAACATTGGGTCCTGTCTTTGTCTCGCAGGTTTACACCATCCTGGGGCCCCGCTGGGCCTTTAGCCTCATCTGTGGTATGGTGCTGGGAGCCATCATCCTCCTCAGTTCACTTTATAACCGACTCATTGCCTTTTCTGTACGTCACGGAAGGATTATAGAGTAA
- the mfsd8 gene encoding major facilitator superfamily domain-containing protein 8 isoform X1 gives MPQLVDSDEATPLLRDDARSDHPQNEDDRSRWRSIRVMYFTMFLSSVGFTIVITSIWPYLQKIDESADASFLGWVVAAYSLGQMVASPIFGLWSNKRPRREPLVCSIFINLAANIYYAYVYLPKTNNKYHMLISRVFVGFGAGNVAVVRSYVAGATSLKERTGAMANMSACQALGFILGPALQAGLSFIGEQGVTVKFIQLQLNMYTAPAILAAAFGLINILLVVLVLREHHIDDNGRLIRSINYTSDADSFDASEEAEESIDHAAVLTSNVLFFIVMFIFAVFETIATPLSMDMFAWTRKEAVLYNGIIICCIGFESILVFLVVKVASKRFGDRPVLLVGLAIIFCGFFILLPWGNHYPKIQWADVKNNSLVSHLTGATTASNSSVEPTGCPYEQTWCQYTPAIHLAQYISSDILIGIGYPACNVMSYTLYSKILGPTPQGVYMGWLTASGSGARTLGPVFVSQVYTILGPRWAFSLICGMVLGAIILLSSLYNRLIAFSVRHGRIIE, from the exons ATGCCTCAACTTGTCGACTCAGATGAGGCCACTCCGTTGCTCAGGGATGATGCCAGGAG CGACCACCCCCAGAATGAAGATGACAGGAGTCGATGGAGGTCCATCAGAGTTATGTACTTCACCATGTTTCTCAGCAGCGTAG GTTTCACCATTGTCATCACATCAATTTGGCCCTACTTGCAAAAG ATCGATGAAAGTGCCGATGCCAGCTTCCTGGGATGGGTGGTGGCAGCCTATAGCCTCGGTCAGATGGTGGCCTCGCCCATTTTTGGCCTGTGGTCTAATAAACGACCACGCAGGGAGCCCCTGGTGTGCTCCATCTTCATCAACTTGGCAGCTAATATCTACTACGCCTACGTTTACTTACCCAAAACTAATAATAAGTATCACATGCTCATATCCAGGGTCTTCGTGGGCTTCGGAGCAG GCAATGTTGCTGTGGTGAGGTCTTATGTTGCTGGGGCAACTTCACTAAAGGAGAGAACTGGTGCCATGGCGAACATGAGTGCCTGtcaggccctgggtttcatccTGGGTCCAG CCTTGCAGGCAGGCCTGTCTTTCATTGGTGAACAAGGAGTGACAGTGAAGTTCATACAGCTGCAACTTAACATGTACACCGCTCCCGCTATACTGGCTGCAGCTTTTGGCCTCATCAACATCCTACTAGTTGTTCTTGTGCTGAG AGAACACCACATTGACGACAATGGAAGACTCATTCGATCTATCAACTACACATCAGATG CAGATAGTTTTGATGCCAGTGAGGAGGCAGAAGAAAGCATCGACCATGCAGCAGTCCTGACTTCCAATGTGCTCTTCTTCATCGTCATGTTCATCTTTGCTGTCTTTGAAAC aatAGCCACCCCTTTGTCCATGGACATGTTTGCTTGGACGAGGAAAGAAGCTGTTTTGTATAACGGCATCATCATCTGTTGCATTGGATTTGAATCAATCTTGGTGTTCCTGGTTGTAAAGGTTGCCTCTAAAAG GTTTGGGGATCGTCCTGTGTTGCTAGTAGGTTTGGCCATTATATTCTGTGGCTTCTTTATTTTGCTTCCTTGGGGAAACCATTACCCCAAAATCCAGTGGGCAG ATGTCAAAAACAATTCTCTGGTCAGTCATCTGACTGGAGCCaccacagcctccaacagctctGTGGAGCCAACGGGTTGCCCGTATGAACAGACTTGGTGTCAGTATACGCCTGCTATACACCTAGCCCAATATATCTCATCTGACATTCTGATAGGCATTGGCTATCCCGCCTGCAATGTCATGTCCTACACTCTGTATTCCAAAATCCTTGGACCAACGCCTCAG GGTGTTTACATGGGATGGCTGACCGCTTCAGGCAGTGGGGCACGAACATTGGGTCCTGTCTTTGTCTCGCAGGTTTACACCATCCTGGGGCCCCGCTGGGCCTTTAGCCTCATCTGTGGTATGGTGCTGGGAGCCATCATCCTCCTCAGTTCACTTTATAACCGACTCATTGCCTTTTCTGTACGTCACGGAAGGATTATAGAGTAA
- the mfsd8 gene encoding major facilitator superfamily domain-containing protein 8 isoform X5, producing MRPLRCSGMMPGGFTIVITSIWPYLQKIDESADASFLGWVVAAYSLGQMVASPIFGLWSNKRPRREPLVCSIFINLAANIYYAYVYLPKTNNKYHMLISRVFVGFGAGNVAVVRSYVAGATSLKERTGAMANMSACQALGFILGPALQAGLSFIGEQGVTVKFIQLQLNMYTAPAILAAAFGLINILLVVLVLREHHIDDNGRLIRSINYTSDADSFDASEEAEESIDHAAVLTSNVLFFIVMFIFAVFETIATPLSMDMFAWTRKEAVLYNGIIICCIGFESILVFLVVKVASKRFGDRPVLLVGLAIIFCGFFILLPWGNHYPKIQWADVKNNSLVSHLTGATTASNSSVEPTGCPYEQTWCQYTPAIHLAQYISSDILIGIGYPACNVMSYTLYSKILGPTPQGVYMGWLTASGSGARTLGPVFVSQVYTILGPRWAFSLICGMVLGAIILLSSLYNRLIAFSVRHGRIIE from the exons ATGAGGCCACTCCGTTGCTCAGGGATGATGCCAGGAG GTTTCACCATTGTCATCACATCAATTTGGCCCTACTTGCAAAAG ATCGATGAAAGTGCCGATGCCAGCTTCCTGGGATGGGTGGTGGCAGCCTATAGCCTCGGTCAGATGGTGGCCTCGCCCATTTTTGGCCTGTGGTCTAATAAACGACCACGCAGGGAGCCCCTGGTGTGCTCCATCTTCATCAACTTGGCAGCTAATATCTACTACGCCTACGTTTACTTACCCAAAACTAATAATAAGTATCACATGCTCATATCCAGGGTCTTCGTGGGCTTCGGAGCAG GCAATGTTGCTGTGGTGAGGTCTTATGTTGCTGGGGCAACTTCACTAAAGGAGAGAACTGGTGCCATGGCGAACATGAGTGCCTGtcaggccctgggtttcatccTGGGTCCAG CCTTGCAGGCAGGCCTGTCTTTCATTGGTGAACAAGGAGTGACAGTGAAGTTCATACAGCTGCAACTTAACATGTACACCGCTCCCGCTATACTGGCTGCAGCTTTTGGCCTCATCAACATCCTACTAGTTGTTCTTGTGCTGAG AGAACACCACATTGACGACAATGGAAGACTCATTCGATCTATCAACTACACATCAGATG CAGATAGTTTTGATGCCAGTGAGGAGGCAGAAGAAAGCATCGACCATGCAGCAGTCCTGACTTCCAATGTGCTCTTCTTCATCGTCATGTTCATCTTTGCTGTCTTTGAAAC aatAGCCACCCCTTTGTCCATGGACATGTTTGCTTGGACGAGGAAAGAAGCTGTTTTGTATAACGGCATCATCATCTGTTGCATTGGATTTGAATCAATCTTGGTGTTCCTGGTTGTAAAGGTTGCCTCTAAAAG GTTTGGGGATCGTCCTGTGTTGCTAGTAGGTTTGGCCATTATATTCTGTGGCTTCTTTATTTTGCTTCCTTGGGGAAACCATTACCCCAAAATCCAGTGGGCAG ATGTCAAAAACAATTCTCTGGTCAGTCATCTGACTGGAGCCaccacagcctccaacagctctGTGGAGCCAACGGGTTGCCCGTATGAACAGACTTGGTGTCAGTATACGCCTGCTATACACCTAGCCCAATATATCTCATCTGACATTCTGATAGGCATTGGCTATCCCGCCTGCAATGTCATGTCCTACACTCTGTATTCCAAAATCCTTGGACCAACGCCTCAG GGTGTTTACATGGGATGGCTGACCGCTTCAGGCAGTGGGGCACGAACATTGGGTCCTGTCTTTGTCTCGCAGGTTTACACCATCCTGGGGCCCCGCTGGGCCTTTAGCCTCATCTGTGGTATGGTGCTGGGAGCCATCATCCTCCTCAGTTCACTTTATAACCGACTCATTGCCTTTTCTGTACGTCACGGAAGGATTATAGAGTAA
- the mfsd8 gene encoding major facilitator superfamily domain-containing protein 8 isoform X4 — MEVHQSYVLHHVSQQRFTIVITSIWPYLQKIDESADASFLGWVVAAYSLGQMVASPIFGLWSNKRPRREPLVCSIFINLAANIYYAYVYLPKTNNKYHMLISRVFVGFGAGNVAVVRSYVAGATSLKERTGAMANMSACQALGFILGPALQAGLSFIGEQGVTVKFIQLQLNMYTAPAILAAAFGLINILLVVLVLREHHIDDNGRLIRSINYTSDADSFDASEEAEESIDHAAVLTSNVLFFIVMFIFAVFETIATPLSMDMFAWTRKEAVLYNGIIICCIGFESILVFLVVKVASKRFGDRPVLLVGLAIIFCGFFILLPWGNHYPKIQWADVKNNSLVSHLTGATTASNSSVEPTGCPYEQTWCQYTPAIHLAQYISSDILIGIGYPACNVMSYTLYSKILGPTPQGVYMGWLTASGSGARTLGPVFVSQVYTILGPRWAFSLICGMVLGAIILLSSLYNRLIAFSVRHGRIIE; from the exons ATGGAGGTCCATCAGAGTTATGTACTTCACCATGTTTCTCAGCAGC GTTTCACCATTGTCATCACATCAATTTGGCCCTACTTGCAAAAG ATCGATGAAAGTGCCGATGCCAGCTTCCTGGGATGGGTGGTGGCAGCCTATAGCCTCGGTCAGATGGTGGCCTCGCCCATTTTTGGCCTGTGGTCTAATAAACGACCACGCAGGGAGCCCCTGGTGTGCTCCATCTTCATCAACTTGGCAGCTAATATCTACTACGCCTACGTTTACTTACCCAAAACTAATAATAAGTATCACATGCTCATATCCAGGGTCTTCGTGGGCTTCGGAGCAG GCAATGTTGCTGTGGTGAGGTCTTATGTTGCTGGGGCAACTTCACTAAAGGAGAGAACTGGTGCCATGGCGAACATGAGTGCCTGtcaggccctgggtttcatccTGGGTCCAG CCTTGCAGGCAGGCCTGTCTTTCATTGGTGAACAAGGAGTGACAGTGAAGTTCATACAGCTGCAACTTAACATGTACACCGCTCCCGCTATACTGGCTGCAGCTTTTGGCCTCATCAACATCCTACTAGTTGTTCTTGTGCTGAG AGAACACCACATTGACGACAATGGAAGACTCATTCGATCTATCAACTACACATCAGATG CAGATAGTTTTGATGCCAGTGAGGAGGCAGAAGAAAGCATCGACCATGCAGCAGTCCTGACTTCCAATGTGCTCTTCTTCATCGTCATGTTCATCTTTGCTGTCTTTGAAAC aatAGCCACCCCTTTGTCCATGGACATGTTTGCTTGGACGAGGAAAGAAGCTGTTTTGTATAACGGCATCATCATCTGTTGCATTGGATTTGAATCAATCTTGGTGTTCCTGGTTGTAAAGGTTGCCTCTAAAAG GTTTGGGGATCGTCCTGTGTTGCTAGTAGGTTTGGCCATTATATTCTGTGGCTTCTTTATTTTGCTTCCTTGGGGAAACCATTACCCCAAAATCCAGTGGGCAG ATGTCAAAAACAATTCTCTGGTCAGTCATCTGACTGGAGCCaccacagcctccaacagctctGTGGAGCCAACGGGTTGCCCGTATGAACAGACTTGGTGTCAGTATACGCCTGCTATACACCTAGCCCAATATATCTCATCTGACATTCTGATAGGCATTGGCTATCCCGCCTGCAATGTCATGTCCTACACTCTGTATTCCAAAATCCTTGGACCAACGCCTCAG GGTGTTTACATGGGATGGCTGACCGCTTCAGGCAGTGGGGCACGAACATTGGGTCCTGTCTTTGTCTCGCAGGTTTACACCATCCTGGGGCCCCGCTGGGCCTTTAGCCTCATCTGTGGTATGGTGCTGGGAGCCATCATCCTCCTCAGTTCACTTTATAACCGACTCATTGCCTTTTCTGTACGTCACGGAAGGATTATAGAGTAA